In the genome of Magnetococcales bacterium, one region contains:
- a CDS encoding HigA family addiction module antidote protein, protein MSDIITGERISPTHPGEFLKELMNELGLSQYRIAKSLGVSAMQISHIVHGRRPVTAEMALRLGLFFDQSPEYWLGLQAHYDMDLAKHLMLDRLREEITPLHAA, encoded by the coding sequence ATGTCGGACATCATCACAGGGGAGCGCATTTCCCCCACACATCCGGGGGAGTTCTTGAAGGAACTCATGAACGAGCTGGGGCTCAGTCAATATCGAATAGCTAAATCTTTGGGTGTTTCGGCCATGCAGATCAGTCATATTGTTCATGGGCGTCGTCCGGTTACGGCGGAAATGGCTTTGCGTTTGGGATTGTTTTTCGATCAATCCCCGGAATATTGGCTTGGTCTGCAAGCCCACTACGACATGGACTTGGCCAAGCACTTGATGTTGGATCGCCTGCGCGAAGAGATAACGCCCCTCCACGCCGCATGA
- a CDS encoding type II toxin-antitoxin system RelE/ParE family toxin has protein sequence MIKTFSDKKSAALFMGQFVKGIPIEICTRARKRLIQLHSALSVEDLRLPPSNRLEKLAGDREGQWSVRINDQWRVCFRFVDRDAFDVEIVDYH, from the coding sequence ATGATCAAGACCTTCTCCGATAAAAAAAGCGCGGCCCTTTTCATGGGGCAATTCGTCAAAGGGATTCCAATCGAGATCTGCACACGCGCACGGAAGCGATTGATCCAGCTCCATAGTGCATTGAGTGTGGAGGATCTGCGTCTTCCTCCCTCCAACCGACTGGAAAAGCTTGCGGGCGACCGTGAGGGCCAATGGAGCGTTCGCATCAATGATCAATGGAGGGTTTGTTTTCGATTCGTTGATAGGGATGCTTTTGATGTGGAAATCGTGGACTACCATTGA
- a CDS encoding AAA family ATPase → MDFNNASPQTQPRAFRDGQHDTDRLKDRLLERIEEVLSHLLPAGKIRYGKFLIGNVEGSPGDSMVVELTGPKAGMWFDHATGQGGDIIALWAVTRGWDARSDFPRLLDNMAAWLGESPSASRPKPDRKTPPVDELGPHTGKWDYHDRDGNLVACVYRYDPPSGKEFRPWDVRARRWQAPEPRPLYNLPEVMASPQVVLVEGEKCAQALIDLGIVATTAMHGANAPVEKTDWSPLAGKEVLIWPDKDAPGWDHAEAMARACQSVECRSVAILIPPGDKPEKWDAADAVAEGMEVRALLANAERREIRRTATAGLDLLAWTYNRYSGPPPERKWLIRGVLPLGIPGMVAALGGAGKSMLLMDLAVKTASVERNMGMPPSALGGPLELHPGTAVMLTAEDEQDEVHRRLTSLVPRLPDPSRLIVVPLPNAGGPLPLVSAGRDGPVLGRGFEDLMGALAAIRDMRLLVIDPLQSFAGADVNADPAAGNLFFAALGRIAAETGATVLATHHFRKMGIKPVLTAHDARESIRGTTALVDGGRWSYALWAVGEEEAEKICQQLAIHYTRDMVFRGAVVKSNWPTDKTVRVFVRDPFIGLLMDRTTDLSAVSTPDHELADALIAAIKQAAENGRPFTHTGGPGVFRQRNRLPTEFHNLSRTRIESLVQHLMNERPPKLVKGMATGSHEPKWLDVPEGPFAKGCGEFVHGADEVET, encoded by the coding sequence ATGGACTTCAACAATGCCAGCCCACAAACCCAACCCCGGGCCTTTCGGGATGGTCAACACGACACCGACCGGCTCAAGGACCGCCTGCTGGAGCGCATCGAGGAGGTTCTCTCCCATCTGCTGCCTGCCGGAAAGATCCGCTACGGCAAATTCCTCATCGGGAATGTAGAGGGCAGTCCCGGCGACAGCATGGTGGTGGAACTGACTGGTCCCAAGGCGGGAATGTGGTTCGACCACGCCACCGGCCAGGGGGGTGACATAATCGCCCTGTGGGCGGTGACGCGAGGCTGGGACGCCCGCAGCGATTTTCCCCGCCTGTTGGACAACATGGCTGCCTGGCTGGGTGAGTCCCCCTCTGCCAGTCGTCCCAAACCCGACCGGAAGACCCCACCCGTGGACGAACTGGGCCCCCACACCGGCAAGTGGGACTACCACGACCGGGACGGCAACCTGGTGGCCTGCGTCTACCGCTACGATCCCCCTTCGGGCAAGGAGTTCCGCCCCTGGGATGTCCGCGCCCGCCGCTGGCAGGCCCCCGAACCGCGCCCGCTCTATAACCTTCCGGAGGTGATGGCCAGCCCTCAGGTGGTCCTGGTGGAGGGCGAAAAATGCGCCCAGGCCTTGATCGACCTGGGCATCGTCGCCACCACCGCCATGCACGGGGCCAACGCCCCGGTGGAAAAGACCGACTGGTCGCCCCTCGCCGGGAAGGAGGTGTTGATCTGGCCGGACAAGGACGCCCCCGGCTGGGATCACGCCGAAGCGATGGCCCGCGCCTGTCAGTCGGTGGAATGCCGCTCCGTGGCCATCCTCATCCCTCCCGGCGACAAGCCGGAAAAGTGGGACGCCGCCGATGCCGTGGCCGAGGGAATGGAGGTCCGCGCATTACTGGCCAACGCCGAACGCCGGGAGATTCGCCGTACCGCCACCGCCGGTCTGGACCTGCTTGCCTGGACCTACAACCGATACAGCGGACCACCACCGGAGAGGAAATGGTTGATCCGGGGCGTTCTGCCTCTGGGCATTCCCGGCATGGTGGCGGCCCTCGGCGGGGCGGGAAAGAGCATGTTGCTCATGGATCTGGCAGTGAAGACCGCTTCCGTCGAGCGGAACATGGGGATGCCGCCTTCCGCGCTGGGTGGGCCGCTCGAACTCCATCCCGGAACTGCCGTCATGTTGACCGCCGAGGACGAACAGGACGAGGTGCATCGCCGTCTGACCAGCCTGGTTCCGAGATTGCCCGACCCTTCACGGTTGATCGTGGTGCCGCTACCCAATGCCGGAGGACCGTTGCCGCTGGTGAGCGCCGGACGGGACGGACCGGTTCTGGGTCGGGGGTTCGAGGATTTGATGGGGGCGTTGGCGGCCATCCGGGATATGCGGTTGCTGGTCATCGATCCCCTGCAAAGTTTCGCCGGGGCGGACGTGAATGCCGATCCGGCAGCGGGGAATCTCTTTTTCGCCGCCCTGGGCCGCATCGCGGCGGAGACGGGAGCCACGGTCCTGGCGACCCACCATTTCCGCAAAATGGGTATCAAACCGGTCCTGACGGCCCACGATGCCCGGGAATCCATCCGGGGCACCACGGCGCTGGTGGATGGCGGACGGTGGAGCTACGCCTTGTGGGCGGTGGGAGAGGAGGAAGCGGAAAAGATCTGCCAGCAACTCGCCATCCACTACACGCGGGACATGGTGTTTCGGGGAGCCGTGGTGAAGAGCAACTGGCCGACGGACAAGACAGTCCGGGTGTTCGTGCGAGACCCCTTCATCGGCTTGCTGATGGACCGCACCACCGATCTGTCCGCCGTTTCCACTCCTGATCATGAATTGGCCGACGCACTGATCGCGGCCATCAAGCAGGCCGCCGAAAACGGTCGCCCCTTTACCCATACCGGCGGCCCAGGCGTCTTCCGGCAGAGAAACCGCCTGCCAACGGAATTCCACAATCTCAGTCGAACCCGCATCGAGTCGCTGGTGCAACATCTCATGAACGAACGTCCGCCGAAACTGGTGAAGGGCATGGCCAC